One genomic segment of Amycolatopsis granulosa includes these proteins:
- the pntB gene encoding Re/Si-specific NAD(P)(+) transhydrogenase subunit beta gives MTLDTIAQAAYLVAALLFILALAGLSKHETAKTGNGFGIGGMVVALAATIALAVNRHISTLGVILLVVAMVAGAAVGLQRARVVQMTGMPELIALLHSFVGLAAVLVGWNGYLQVEAEPGGTEAHALDALGLGGIHSGEVFIGVFIGAVTFTGSIVAFLKLSARMKSAPLMLPGKNFLNLGALVVFVALTVWFIARPQLWLLIAVTVVALALGWHLVASIGGGDMPVVVSMLNSYSGWAAAASGFLLENNLLIVTGALVGSSGAYLSYIMCKAMNRSFLSVIAGGFGIEAGPAADTDYGEHREIGVDGAAELLADASSVIITPGYGMAVAQAQHGVAELTRRLRDRGVEVRFGIHPVAGRLPGHMNVLLAEAKVPYDIVLEMDEINDDFADTDVVLVIGANDTVNPAAAEDPGSPIAGMPVLRVWEAKNVVVFKRSMSSGYAGVQNPLFFRENSAMLFGDAKERVEDLLRALPTASTAHAAAGSRG, from the coding sequence ATGACACTCGACACCATCGCGCAGGCGGCCTACCTCGTCGCCGCGCTGCTGTTCATCCTGGCGCTGGCGGGCCTGTCCAAGCACGAGACCGCGAAGACCGGCAACGGGTTCGGCATCGGTGGCATGGTCGTGGCGCTGGCCGCGACCATCGCGCTCGCGGTGAACCGCCACATCTCCACCCTTGGCGTCATCCTGCTGGTCGTCGCCATGGTGGCCGGCGCGGCCGTCGGCCTGCAGCGGGCCCGCGTCGTGCAGATGACCGGCATGCCCGAGCTGATCGCCCTGCTGCACTCGTTCGTCGGTCTGGCCGCGGTGCTGGTCGGCTGGAACGGCTACCTGCAGGTCGAAGCCGAACCCGGCGGCACCGAGGCGCACGCGCTGGACGCGCTCGGCCTGGGCGGCATCCACTCCGGTGAGGTGTTCATCGGGGTGTTCATCGGTGCCGTCACCTTCACCGGCTCGATCGTCGCGTTCCTGAAGCTGTCCGCGCGGATGAAGTCCGCACCGCTGATGCTGCCCGGCAAGAACTTCCTCAACCTCGGCGCGCTGGTCGTGTTCGTGGCGCTGACGGTGTGGTTCATCGCCCGGCCGCAGCTGTGGCTGCTCATCGCCGTCACCGTGGTCGCGCTGGCGCTGGGCTGGCACCTCGTCGCGTCGATCGGCGGCGGCGACATGCCGGTGGTCGTGTCGATGCTCAACAGCTACTCCGGCTGGGCGGCCGCGGCGAGCGGCTTCCTGCTGGAGAACAACCTGCTCATCGTCACCGGCGCGCTCGTCGGCTCCTCGGGTGCCTACCTGTCCTACATCATGTGCAAGGCGATGAACCGGTCGTTCCTCTCCGTCATCGCCGGCGGGTTCGGCATCGAGGCGGGACCGGCGGCCGACACCGACTACGGCGAGCACCGGGAGATCGGCGTCGACGGCGCCGCGGAACTGCTCGCCGACGCGAGCAGTGTGATCATCACCCCCGGCTACGGCATGGCCGTCGCGCAGGCCCAGCACGGGGTGGCCGAACTGACCCGCCGGCTGCGGGACCGCGGCGTCGAGGTCCGCTTCGGCATCCACCCCGTCGCTGGACGGCTGCCCGGGCACATGAACGTGCTGCTCGCCGAGGCGAAGGTGCCCTACGACATCGTGCTGGAGATGGACGAGATCAACGACGACTTCGCCGACACCGACGTCGTCCTCGTCATCGGGGCCAACGACACCGTCAACCCGGCCGCGGCCGAGGACCCCGGCTCACCCATCGCCGGTATGCCGGTGCTGCGGGTGTGGGAGGCCAAGAACGTCGTCGTGTTCAAGCGCTCCATGTCGTCGGGGTACGCGGGCGTGCAGAACCCGCTGTTCTTCCGGGAGAACTCGGCGATGCTCTTCGGTGACGCCAAGGAGCGGGTCGAGGACCTGCTGCGTGCCCTGCCCACGGCGAGCACGGCGCACGCGGCGGCCGGGAGCCGCGGGTAG
- a CDS encoding Re/Si-specific NAD(P)(+) transhydrogenase subunit alpha, which translates to MLVGVLKEAAPGETRVAATPTTVAQLVKLGYEVVVEPGAGAAASFTDEAYAEAGASIGDAVRADIVLGVNAPAVEQLDALKPGATLISLLSPALKPDLVADLGKRPITALAMDAVPRISRAQSLDVLSSMANIAGYRAVVEAAHTFGRFFTGQVTAAGKVPPAKVLVVGAGVAGLAAIGAAGSLGAVVRATDPRPEVADQVASLGGEYLSIEAPDVEVSTTGYAKEMSDDYKARERRLYEEQSRDVDIIITTALIPGKPAPRIITAEMVASMRPGSVIVDMAAANGGNVEGTVPGKAVTTDNGVTILGYTDLPGRLPAQSSQLYGTNLVNLMKLVTPGKDGTPVFDLDDIVIRSMTVVREGEVLWPPPPAQVSAAPAKAAPAAAKAEPEPAKKLSPAARIGLVAVAGALLFLLVAASPPALQGHLTVFALAVVIGYYVIGHVHHALHTPLMSVTNAISGIIVVGALLQVGHSNAVVTWLSFAAILLASINIFGGFAVTRRMLAMFSRS; encoded by the coding sequence ATGCTGGTCGGAGTGCTGAAGGAGGCCGCTCCGGGCGAGACCCGGGTGGCCGCGACCCCCACCACGGTGGCCCAGCTGGTGAAGCTGGGGTACGAGGTGGTGGTGGAACCCGGTGCCGGTGCGGCGGCGAGTTTCACCGACGAGGCGTATGCCGAGGCCGGCGCGTCCATCGGGGACGCGGTGCGAGCCGACATCGTGCTGGGGGTGAACGCGCCGGCCGTGGAGCAGCTGGACGCGTTGAAGCCCGGTGCGACGTTGATCAGCCTGCTGAGCCCGGCGCTCAAGCCGGACCTCGTGGCCGATCTCGGGAAGCGGCCGATCACCGCGCTGGCGATGGACGCGGTGCCGCGCATCTCCCGGGCGCAGTCGCTGGACGTGCTGTCGTCGATGGCGAACATCGCCGGGTACCGGGCCGTGGTGGAGGCGGCGCACACCTTCGGCCGGTTCTTCACCGGCCAGGTGACCGCGGCCGGCAAGGTGCCACCGGCGAAGGTCCTCGTCGTCGGCGCCGGGGTGGCCGGGCTGGCGGCGATCGGGGCGGCCGGGAGCCTGGGTGCGGTGGTGCGCGCCACCGACCCGCGCCCGGAGGTGGCCGACCAGGTGGCATCGCTCGGCGGTGAGTACCTGTCCATCGAGGCGCCGGACGTCGAGGTCTCCACCACCGGCTACGCCAAGGAGATGAGCGACGACTACAAGGCGCGCGAGCGGCGGCTCTACGAGGAGCAGTCCCGTGACGTCGACATCATCATCACCACCGCGCTGATCCCGGGGAAACCGGCGCCGCGGATCATCACCGCGGAGATGGTCGCCTCCATGCGTCCCGGCAGCGTCATCGTGGACATGGCCGCGGCCAACGGCGGCAACGTCGAAGGCACCGTGCCCGGCAAGGCGGTCACCACGGACAACGGGGTGACCATCCTCGGCTACACCGACCTGCCCGGACGGCTGCCGGCGCAGTCCTCGCAGCTTTACGGCACGAACCTGGTCAACCTGATGAAGCTGGTGACACCGGGCAAGGACGGCACACCGGTGTTCGACCTGGACGACATCGTGATCCGGTCGATGACGGTGGTGCGGGAGGGCGAGGTGTTGTGGCCGCCGCCCCCGGCGCAAGTGTCCGCGGCGCCCGCGAAGGCCGCCCCGGCCGCGGCCAAGGCGGAGCCGGAGCCGGCGAAGAAGCTGTCGCCCGCGGCCCGGATCGGGCTGGTCGCGGTGGCGGGTGCGCTGCTGTTCCTGCTGGTCGCGGCGTCCCCGCCGGCGTTGCAGGGGCACCTGACGGTGTTCGCGCTGGCCGTGGTGATCGGCTACTACGTGATCGGGCACGTGCACCACGCGCTGCACACGCCGCTGATGTCGGTGACCAACGCGATCTCCGGGATCATCGTGGTCGGCGCGCTCCTGCAGGTCGGGCACAGCAACGCCGTGGTGACCTGGTTGTCGTTCGCGGCGATCCTGCTGGCCTCGATCAACATCTTCGGTGGGTTCGCCGTCACCCGGCGCATGCTCGCCATGTTCTCCCGCAGCTGA
- a CDS encoding NlpC/P60 family protein has product MSDRGRGVRRWLGIGALALVVVSVATAPAAAVPPPPPNPSDSEISASQRDANAKAGEVGQLTNQLAEAESRLDQLQSTVELRMEEANKALVDLQTAQDAADAAQRDADAAKREADAAQAQIDTARANLDAFISSSYQQGSTMGSISAYLGASSPKDLLARAQLLESVSGSQLNALEMMQQAQTDKSNKDAAARQALQLAQQAQEQAARAKQTADGAQTAAIQAQQAQAVQTTQLESQKTTVEQQLFQAQQRVNGLQGQRQRYEDWLAQKQREDEEQARQAALAAASASAPPAGGGSRPAPPPVSSGSASQTVERVIARAMSQLGLPYAWGGGTTAGPTRGIRDGGVADAYGDYRKIGFDCSGLMIYAFAGVASLPHYSGYQYTAGKRVPLAQMRRGDMLFWGRSGIHHVALYLGNGMMIEAPQSGLTVRVAPVRYGDILPFATRLVG; this is encoded by the coding sequence GTGAGTGACCGGGGCCGGGGAGTGCGCCGTTGGCTGGGGATCGGCGCACTGGCGCTCGTGGTCGTGTCGGTGGCGACCGCCCCGGCCGCCGCCGTGCCGCCACCCCCGCCCAATCCGAGCGATTCCGAGATCAGCGCGAGCCAGCGCGATGCGAACGCCAAGGCCGGTGAGGTCGGCCAGCTGACCAACCAGCTCGCCGAGGCGGAGTCGCGGCTGGATCAGTTGCAGAGCACGGTCGAGCTGCGCATGGAAGAGGCCAACAAGGCGCTGGTCGACCTGCAGACCGCGCAGGACGCGGCCGACGCCGCCCAGCGCGACGCGGACGCGGCCAAGCGCGAGGCCGACGCGGCCCAGGCGCAGATCGACACCGCCCGCGCCAACCTCGACGCGTTCATCTCCAGCAGCTACCAGCAGGGCAGCACCATGGGCTCCATCTCGGCCTACCTGGGTGCCAGCAGCCCGAAGGACCTGCTGGCCCGCGCCCAGCTGCTGGAGTCGGTGAGCGGCAGCCAGCTCAACGCGCTGGAGATGATGCAGCAGGCCCAGACCGACAAGTCCAACAAGGACGCCGCGGCCCGCCAGGCGCTGCAGCTCGCCCAGCAGGCGCAGGAGCAGGCGGCGCGGGCGAAGCAGACCGCGGACGGCGCCCAGACCGCGGCGATCCAGGCCCAGCAGGCCCAGGCCGTGCAGACCACGCAGCTGGAGTCGCAGAAGACCACCGTCGAGCAACAGCTGTTCCAGGCGCAGCAGCGGGTCAACGGGCTGCAGGGGCAGCGCCAGCGCTACGAGGACTGGCTCGCGCAGAAGCAGCGCGAGGACGAGGAGCAGGCGCGGCAGGCGGCGCTGGCCGCGGCCTCCGCATCGGCTCCGCCGGCGGGCGGCGGCAGCCGGCCCGCCCCGCCGCCGGTGAGCTCCGGTTCGGCCTCCCAGACCGTCGAGCGGGTGATCGCGCGGGCGATGTCCCAGCTCGGGCTGCCGTACGCGTGGGGCGGTGGCACCACCGCCGGCCCCACGCGCGGCATCCGGGACGGCGGTGTCGCCGACGCCTACGGCGACTACCGCAAGATCGGGTTCGACTGCTCCGGCCTGATGATCTACGCCTTCGCCGGGGTCGCCTCGCTGCCGCACTACAGCGGCTACCAGTACACCGCCGGCAAGCGGGTGCCGCTGGCCCAGATGCGGCGCGGGGACATGCTGTTCTGGGGCCGCAGCGGCATCCATCACGTCGCGCTGTACCTCGGCAACGGCATGATGATCGAGGCCCCGCAGTCCGGCCTCACCGTCCGGGTCGCCCCGGTGCGCTACGGCGACATCCTGCCGTTCGCGACGCGTCTGGTCGGGTAG
- a CDS encoding flagellar basal body protein FliL, with product MSMPPHDGRWPSPQNNQYPQQPAYPQQYPQQQYPQQQYPQGGHGQPWGPSPVQPFQQLPPQQPPTRSRRGLIIGLVVALVVLLGGGGTWFALSQRDSIASGAATPTEAARNLATALSGSDVVGMIGALAPAEAKLLTEPVGQTTGELKRLGILKPDADPRALTGLQVKAENLTFDETGAEQVNDHLTITKLTGGTLTVTADPARLPLSDQLMDQMPAGQGPQTETIDIARQVRRSGEPVRIATVKVDGEWYPSLLYTVADYALRDEHEPWPSTSIPARGASSANEAVEQLLQAALDADVTRVIELLPPDEMAVLHDAGPAIVAAARDAEPSGAKVLDLTTETSPVPGGTRATVTRVRLQGPDGETYTLTKKGDCYEATGEGRTEELCADYLADNIEHEIGSSLPAEVTAVLRHLSSGVLAQGLGVVTTEIAGKHYVSPLRTYTELGLTVLRSLQPEDITALLHLAG from the coding sequence GTGAGCATGCCTCCCCACGACGGCCGGTGGCCGTCCCCGCAGAACAACCAGTACCCCCAGCAGCCCGCGTACCCGCAGCAGTACCCCCAGCAGCAGTACCCGCAGCAGCAGTACCCCCAGGGTGGTCACGGGCAGCCGTGGGGGCCGTCGCCGGTGCAGCCGTTCCAGCAGCTGCCGCCCCAGCAGCCGCCGACGCGGAGCCGCCGGGGCCTGATCATCGGCCTGGTGGTCGCGCTGGTCGTGCTGCTGGGCGGTGGCGGGACCTGGTTCGCGCTGTCACAGCGGGACTCGATCGCCTCCGGCGCGGCCACGCCGACCGAGGCGGCGCGGAACCTGGCGACCGCGCTGAGCGGCAGCGACGTGGTCGGCATGATCGGCGCGCTCGCGCCGGCCGAGGCGAAGCTGCTGACCGAGCCGGTCGGCCAGACCACCGGCGAGCTGAAGCGGCTCGGCATCCTCAAGCCCGACGCCGATCCGAGGGCGCTGACGGGCCTGCAGGTCAAGGCCGAGAACCTGACCTTCGACGAGACGGGCGCCGAGCAGGTCAACGACCACCTGACGATCACCAAGCTCACCGGCGGCACCCTCACCGTCACCGCGGACCCGGCCCGGCTGCCGCTGTCGGACCAGCTGATGGACCAGATGCCCGCCGGGCAGGGCCCGCAGACCGAAACGATCGACATCGCCCGCCAGGTCCGCCGGTCGGGTGAACCGGTGCGGATCGCGACGGTGAAGGTCGACGGCGAGTGGTACCCGAGCCTGCTCTACACGGTGGCCGACTACGCGCTGCGCGACGAGCACGAGCCGTGGCCGTCCACCTCGATCCCGGCGCGGGGCGCGTCCAGCGCGAACGAAGCCGTCGAGCAGCTGCTCCAGGCCGCACTGGACGCCGACGTCACGCGCGTCATCGAGCTGCTGCCGCCGGACGAGATGGCCGTGCTGCACGACGCCGGCCCCGCGATCGTCGCCGCCGCGCGCGACGCCGAGCCCAGCGGGGCGAAGGTGCTCGATCTGACCACCGAGACCTCGCCGGTGCCGGGCGGTACCCGCGCCACCGTGACCCGCGTGCGGCTGCAAGGCCCGGACGGCGAGACCTACACCCTGACGAAGAAGGGCGACTGCTACGAGGCCACCGGCGAGGGCCGCACCGAGGAGCTGTGCGCCGACTACCTCGCGGACAACATCGAGCACGAGATCGGCTCCTCGCTGCCCGCCGAGGTCACCGCGGTGCTGCGCCACCTGTCCAGCGGTGTTCTCGCCCAGGGCCTGGGCGTCGTCACCACCGAGATCGCCGGCAAGCACTACGTCAGCCCGCTGCGCACGTACACGGAGCTGGGCCTGACCGTGCTGCGCAGCCTGCAGCCGGAGGACATCACCGCGCTGCTGCACCTGGCCGGGTAG
- the acnA gene encoding aconitate hydratase AcnA, whose translation MTAPSSKDSFGARDTLKVGDASYEVFRLDKVTGSEKLPYSLKILLENLLRTEDGVNITADHIRALGNWDPTADPSIEIQFTPARVIMQDFTGVPCVVDLATMREAVTELGGDPDKVNPLAPAELVIDHSVIIDVFGRADAFERNVEIEYERNRERYQFLRWGQNAFQEFKVVPPGTGIVHQVNIEHLARTVMARGGQAYPDSCVGTDSHTTMVNGLGVLGWGVGGIEAEAAMLGQPVSMLIPRVVGFKLTGEIPAGVTATDVVLTITEMLRRHGVVGKFVEFYGESVAQVPLANRATIGNMSPEFGSTAAIFPIDDETVRYLKLTGRSAEQVALVEAYAKEQGLWHDPGREAAYSEYLELDLSTVVPSIAGPKRPQDRIELSAAKSAFRQSVYDYVEGNHTTPHTKVDEQVEESFPASDAPSLSFAAEDAVPLQSAANGASGRPSKPVTVKSADRGEFVLDHGAVVIASITSCTNTSNPSVMLGAALLARNAVEKGLEVKPWVKTSMAPGSQVVTDYYEKAGLWPYLEKLGYHLVGYGCTTCIGNSGPLPEEISAAVQENDLTVVSVLSGNRNFEGRINPDVKMNYLASPPLVIAYALAGTMDFDFESQPLGQDKDGNEVFLRDIWPSPREIQETIDSAITQEMFSKDYADVFDGGERWKALPTPEGKTFEWDAESTYVRKPPYFEGMQAEPEPVTDITGARVLAKLGDSVTTDHISPAGAIKADSPAGRYLAEHGVDRKDFNSYGSRRGNHEVMIRGTFANIRLRNQLLDDVQGGYTRDFTQEGGPQAFIYDAAQNYAEAGIPLVVLGGKEYGSGSSRDWAAKGTRLLGVRAVIAESFERIHRSNLIGMGVIPLQFPEGESAASLNLDGTETFAIEGITKLNDGETPRTVRVTATKEDGSQVAFDAVVRIDTPGEADYYRNGGILQYVLRKMTRA comes from the coding sequence GTGACCGCACCATCCAGCAAGGACAGCTTCGGCGCCCGGGACACCCTGAAGGTCGGTGACGCCTCGTACGAGGTGTTCCGCCTGGACAAGGTGACCGGCTCCGAGAAGCTGCCCTACAGCCTGAAGATCCTGCTCGAGAACCTCCTGCGCACCGAGGACGGCGTGAACATCACCGCCGACCACATCCGCGCGCTGGGCAACTGGGACCCGACCGCGGATCCGTCGATCGAGATCCAGTTCACCCCGGCGCGCGTGATCATGCAGGACTTCACCGGCGTGCCGTGCGTGGTCGACCTCGCCACCATGCGCGAGGCCGTCACCGAGCTCGGCGGCGACCCGGACAAGGTGAACCCGCTCGCCCCGGCCGAGCTGGTCATCGACCACTCGGTGATCATCGACGTGTTCGGCCGCGCGGACGCCTTCGAGCGCAACGTCGAGATCGAGTACGAGCGCAACCGCGAGCGCTACCAGTTCCTGCGCTGGGGCCAGAACGCGTTCCAGGAGTTCAAGGTCGTGCCGCCGGGCACCGGCATCGTGCACCAGGTCAACATCGAGCACCTGGCGCGCACGGTGATGGCGCGGGGCGGCCAGGCCTACCCCGACTCCTGCGTGGGCACCGACTCGCACACCACGATGGTCAACGGGCTGGGCGTGCTGGGCTGGGGCGTCGGCGGTATCGAGGCCGAGGCCGCGATGCTCGGCCAGCCGGTGTCGATGCTGATCCCGCGCGTGGTGGGCTTCAAGCTGACCGGTGAGATCCCGGCCGGCGTCACCGCCACCGACGTGGTGCTGACGATCACCGAGATGCTGCGCCGCCACGGTGTCGTCGGCAAGTTCGTCGAGTTCTACGGCGAGAGCGTCGCCCAGGTTCCGCTGGCCAACCGCGCCACGATCGGCAACATGAGCCCGGAGTTCGGCTCGACCGCCGCGATCTTCCCGATCGACGACGAGACGGTCCGCTACCTGAAGCTGACCGGCCGCTCCGCCGAGCAGGTCGCCCTGGTCGAGGCGTACGCCAAGGAGCAGGGTCTGTGGCACGACCCGGGCCGCGAGGCCGCCTACTCCGAGTACCTGGAGCTGGACCTGTCGACGGTGGTGCCGTCGATCGCCGGCCCGAAGCGGCCGCAGGACCGCATCGAGCTGTCCGCGGCGAAGTCGGCGTTCCGCCAGTCGGTGTACGACTACGTCGAGGGCAACCACACGACGCCGCACACCAAGGTGGACGAGCAGGTCGAGGAGTCCTTCCCGGCCAGCGACGCGCCGAGCCTGTCCTTCGCGGCCGAGGATGCCGTCCCGCTGCAGTCCGCCGCGAACGGTGCCTCCGGCCGCCCGAGCAAGCCGGTCACCGTGAAGTCGGCCGACCGCGGCGAGTTCGTGCTCGACCACGGCGCCGTGGTGATCGCGTCCATCACCTCGTGCACCAACACCTCCAACCCGTCGGTAATGCTGGGCGCCGCCCTGCTGGCCCGCAACGCGGTGGAGAAGGGCCTCGAGGTCAAGCCGTGGGTCAAGACGTCGATGGCGCCGGGTTCGCAGGTCGTCACCGACTACTACGAGAAGGCCGGCCTGTGGCCGTACCTGGAGAAGCTGGGCTACCACCTGGTCGGCTACGGCTGCACCACCTGCATCGGCAACTCCGGCCCGCTGCCCGAGGAGATCTCCGCCGCGGTGCAGGAGAACGACCTGACGGTCGTGTCGGTGCTGTCCGGCAACCGGAACTTCGAGGGCCGGATCAACCCGGACGTCAAGATGAACTACCTGGCGTCGCCGCCGCTGGTCATCGCCTACGCGCTGGCCGGGACCATGGACTTCGACTTCGAGTCGCAGCCGCTGGGCCAGGACAAGGACGGCAACGAGGTGTTCCTGCGCGACATCTGGCCGTCGCCGCGGGAGATCCAGGAGACCATCGACTCGGCGATCACCCAGGAGATGTTCTCCAAGGACTACGCCGACGTGTTCGACGGCGGTGAGCGCTGGAAGGCGCTGCCCACCCCGGAGGGCAAGACCTTCGAGTGGGACGCGGAGTCGACCTACGTGCGCAAGCCCCCCTACTTCGAGGGCATGCAGGCCGAGCCGGAGCCGGTCACGGACATCACCGGTGCCCGCGTGCTCGCGAAGCTGGGCGACTCGGTGACCACCGACCACATCTCGCCCGCCGGTGCCATCAAGGCGGACTCGCCGGCCGGCCGGTACCTGGCCGAGCACGGGGTGGACCGCAAGGACTTCAACTCCTACGGCTCCCGGCGCGGGAACCACGAGGTGATGATCCGCGGCACCTTCGCCAACATCCGGCTGCGCAACCAGCTGCTCGACGACGTGCAGGGCGGTTACACCCGTGACTTCACGCAGGAGGGCGGCCCGCAGGCGTTCATCTACGACGCCGCGCAGAACTACGCCGAGGCGGGCATCCCGCTGGTCGTGCTCGGCGGCAAGGAGTACGGCTCCGGCTCGTCGCGCGACTGGGCGGCCAAGGGCACGCGCCTGCTGGGCGTGCGCGCCGTGATCGCCGAGTCGTTCGAGCGGATCCACCGGTCGAACCTGATCGGCATGGGCGTCATCCCGCTGCAGTTCCCGGAGGGTGAGTCGGCGGCGTCGCTGAACCTGGACGGCACCGAGACGTTCGCCATCGAGGGCATCACGAAGCTCAACGACGGCGAGACCCCGCGGACGGTGCGTGTCACCGCGACCAAGGAGGACGGCTCGCAGGTGGCGTTCGACGCGGTCGTGCGCATCGACACCCCGGGTGAGGCGGACTACTACCGCAACGGCGGCATCCTGCAGTACGTGCTGCGCAAGATGACCCGCGCCTGA
- a CDS encoding alkaline phosphatase family protein, which produces MDTARRRLLIGAGALATAAAAAIAVTTAVGGAQAEPLRLKPATALHTATPIKHVVVIFGENISFDHYFGTYPNAANTDGTHFDAAPGTPAVNGLSPQLLTANPNAYNPKRLTPQQVLTCDQNHGYGAEQKAFDNSAMDKFVEYTGRDTCTGQPILFGEPGLVMDYYDGNTVTAMWNYAQHFAMSDNSFNTTFGPSTPGAINLISGQTHGVQPVTSVTHRPVTDPSVAVSPDASGTGTVIADPDPAFDDCSDNNHTATANLARAQGPNIGDLLNAHGVTWGWFQGGFRPTGQKNGYAVCGQTHQNVGGITVTDYSPHHEPFQYYESTSNAKHLPPSSPAAIGQTDQANHQYDITDFDTALTAGSMPAVSFLKAPAYQDAHAAYSDPLDEQRFVVEEINKIEHSPEWNSTAIVLAYDDSDGWYDHVSAVVNGSSDATQDSTVCTRTPNVLGFADRCGFGPRLPLLVISPYAKENFVDHTRTDQTSILKFVEDNWSVGRIGGGSYDERAGTMDNLFDFHGRKAKAVTLDPAGGAVVDEHGHGR; this is translated from the coding sequence GTGGACACAGCCAGGAGACGGCTGCTCATCGGCGCGGGAGCGCTGGCCACCGCCGCCGCCGCGGCGATCGCGGTCACCACCGCGGTCGGCGGCGCGCAGGCCGAGCCGCTGCGGCTCAAACCGGCCACCGCGCTGCACACCGCGACGCCGATCAAGCACGTCGTGGTCATCTTCGGCGAGAACATCTCGTTCGACCACTACTTCGGCACCTACCCGAACGCGGCCAACACCGACGGCACCCACTTCGACGCCGCCCCGGGCACCCCCGCCGTCAACGGCCTCTCGCCGCAGCTGCTCACCGCGAACCCGAACGCCTACAACCCCAAGCGCCTCACCCCGCAACAGGTCCTGACCTGCGACCAGAACCACGGCTACGGCGCCGAGCAGAAGGCGTTCGACAACAGCGCGATGGACAAGTTCGTCGAGTACACCGGCCGCGACACGTGCACCGGGCAGCCCATCCTGTTCGGCGAACCGGGCCTGGTCATGGACTACTACGACGGCAACACCGTCACCGCGATGTGGAACTACGCGCAGCACTTCGCGATGAGCGACAACTCGTTCAACACCACGTTCGGCCCGTCCACGCCCGGTGCGATCAACCTGATCTCCGGCCAGACCCACGGTGTGCAGCCGGTCACCTCGGTCACCCACCGGCCGGTCACCGACCCGTCGGTCGCGGTGTCGCCGGATGCCTCCGGCACCGGCACCGTGATCGCCGACCCGGACCCCGCCTTCGACGACTGCTCGGACAACAACCACACCGCGACCGCCAACCTGGCGCGGGCGCAGGGCCCCAACATCGGCGACCTGCTCAACGCGCACGGCGTCACCTGGGGCTGGTTCCAGGGCGGCTTCCGGCCCACCGGCCAGAAGAACGGCTACGCGGTGTGCGGGCAGACCCACCAGAACGTCGGCGGCATCACTGTCACCGACTACAGCCCGCACCACGAGCCGTTCCAGTACTACGAGTCGACGTCGAACGCCAAGCACCTGCCGCCGAGCTCGCCCGCCGCGATCGGCCAGACCGACCAGGCCAACCACCAGTACGACATCACCGACTTCGACACCGCCCTGACCGCCGGCAGCATGCCGGCGGTCAGCTTCCTCAAGGCCCCGGCCTACCAGGACGCGCACGCGGCCTACTCCGACCCCCTGGACGAGCAGCGGTTCGTCGTCGAGGAGATCAACAAGATCGAGCACTCGCCGGAGTGGAACTCGACGGCGATCGTGCTCGCCTACGACGACTCCGACGGCTGGTACGACCACGTGAGCGCGGTGGTGAACGGCTCGTCCGACGCCACGCAGGACTCCACGGTCTGCACCCGCACGCCCAACGTGCTCGGCTTCGCGGACCGGTGCGGGTTCGGCCCCCGGCTGCCGCTGCTGGTGATCTCGCCGTATGCCAAGGAGAACTTCGTCGACCACACCCGCACCGACCAGACCTCGATCCTGAAGTTCGTCGAGGACAACTGGTCGGTGGGCCGGATCGGCGGCGGCTCCTACGACGAGCGGGCCGGCACGATGGACAACCTGTTCGACTTCCACGGCCGGAAGGCGAAGGCGGTCACCCTCGACCCGGCCGGCGGTGCGGTCGTGGACGAGCACGGCCACGGTCGCTGA